CGTTGCCGAATCTCACGAGATGGAACtgtagcagctcctgaggctgcaaGAGTTCACTGTCACCACTAGGACCGCCAGGGcttccccaccagaccaccagggattgcccctctctgcttacctttgcctgggaggggggggatatcatttttaattaattaaaacaaataaagtatatatttattaatttgtcatcctacccccacagacaccacaccacacaataactcccccatacacacacactgccccccacacatattgcaccactcacacaacctgcccccaacacacactgtacccctcacacaacctgcctcccaacacacactgtactcctcaaacaacctgcccccctcccacaaacacactgtaccccacacactactacctgccccccctccccccacacacccacactacatccttaacaaacacaatgcacccctgtacacacacacacacacacactacagccccatatcccagcagaccccaggtaagttgtcaaactgttcttaaacagtttgactacttaccctgggaggacactacagcactactggcaccataaccactacaacgtaatgtagtggttgttgtgcctggattgtttcttgaaataatctatgggaaagcattgtgattggatcaggctaccacttctgatgatgtcagcagactgcttgtttttctgagtctaacagcatgcaaagttacagcttcaggcttgaatacagtaagatttttactacagtatatttatggagacatgagaggcccaggggggctagatggtggttttaacactttagggtcaggaatatatgtttgtgttcctgaccctatagtgatcctttaagggcgccttgaacctaaaaagtttgggaaccactgttataTAACCATTATATTTTAAAGGTACATACATTGAATTTTCTGAATATGTATAGTAATATTAGCTATTAGTACCTCTGCCAGGTCAGCTTATTCTCTACCAGGGACTCTGGAATAGAGTCAACCCCGTCGCTTGTCCTCTTCTCTCAGGCAGGTATCGACCCCAACGCTTGTCCTCTTCTCTCAGGCAGGTATCGACCCCACCGCTTGTCCTCTTCTCTCAGGCAGGTATCGACCCCACCGCTTGtcctcttcttccaggcaggtatcgaccccACTGCTTGTCTTCTTCTCCTATGCAGGTATCAACCCCACCGCTTTTCCTCTTTCcccaggcaggtatcgaccccACTGCTTGCCCTCTCCCACCAGGTATCGACCCCACCAAGTGCCctcttctcccaggcaggtattgacCCCACCGCTTGTCCTCTTCTCTCAGGTAGGTATCGACCCCACCACTTGTCCTCTTCTCTCAGGTAGGTATCGACCCCACTGCTTGTTTTCTTCTCTCAGGTAGGTATCGACCCCACTGCTTGTTTTCTTCtctcaggtaggtatcaaccTCACTGCTTGTCCTCTTCTCTCAGGCAGGTTTCGACCCCACTGCTTGTCTTCTTCTCCTATGCAGGTATCAACCCCACCGCTTGTCCTCTTTCcccaggcaggtatcgaccccACTGCTTGCCCTCTCCCACCGCCTGCCTTCTTCCTGGCAGGTATCTACCCCACCAAGTGTCctcttctcccaggcaggtattgacCCCACCGCTTGTCCTCTTCTCCCAGGCAACTATCGACCCCACTGCTTGTCCTCTTCTCCCAGGCAACTATCGACCCCACCGCTTGTCCTCTTCTCCAAGGCAAGTATCGACCCCACCGCTTGTCCTCTTCTCCCAGGCAACTATCGACCCCACTGTTTGTCCTCTTCTCCCAGGCAAGTATCTACCCCATCACTTGTCCTCTTTTTCTAAGCAGGCATCGATCCCACCGCTTGTCTTCTTTTCCCAGACAGGTATCGATCCGACTGCTTGTCTTCTTCTCCCAagcaggttttaacccctttgccTGTGCTGCTTCCAAATACTGCCGTTACAAAGGCATTTAACATGTCCAGGAATCAGGAACCAGTGCAGCCAGTCAACAGGTCAGAAAACTCTGTTAGTGGAATTATCAAACAAACTACACAGGACAAACAGTTCCCAATGGAACCAGCACACAATGCTTTATTTACACTCAGGACTAGTCCACATCCACAGCACTgattataaatacaataatttatatagCGTCGGCAAGACCGAGATTAATAACAAATTTGTCCACTGCCTGCATAAATCAGAATATGCAAATCTACGTGAAAATGCTAATTAACTAGCCTTGCCAATCAGATAGTACACTGAGTTGTTgcacaggctccacagccaaatccacctagttggtgcAAACACCAACTGGACAGGAGAAATTTAACAAATGACTTTACACTAATACACAATATGTGACCCCTTTCTTTGATCTGAAATAAACGGAGAATGGTCCCTgaaccagatttaaaaaaataataataataattttaaaaaagattGTCATTAACAACTCTGCACTCCCTGCTAATGTGGAACAGTAGTGCCCCTTAAATCCTGCCAAAAAATACTATGATGTACTAGGCACCTATGTTATtgctttctattttttctaaataTCTTTATCTTCAGAACACATATCCATTATGTTCACCAACTACCAGTTAACAATAATCTGATGTCTTCCTCTTACTTGCAATCCAATTATTCTTTGAACGCAAGGACCGTCTACATTTAACGATATCAAATGTTTACTCAAGTCCCTTTTTCTACAACTTTCTGACACAAAAtcctcacccccccaaaaaaaaaattgcttattgtgtttgcatgtgttAAAAGAGGATATTATACATGCTACGAAGCTCGTTTCAATAAGTAAAATGAGAATAATAATTGAACCAAACATTTGCAATaggagggttctcctgctctccttGTCATTCAGTTCTTAGACGCTCTCTGCCGAAGCTGCACCAAAAAATTGACTGACAGGTAAACCAACTTGGATGTAGAATTGTTTCTGTAAGAAGGGTCAGCTTTTTGACTTTACAATTGTTGGGTGTCTCATACATAACACATAGTGCAATCAGCTGTGATTGAGTTATATCCAGAAGAACTGCCAATCTCACACACCAGAATCCAATAAGATAAGGAGCATAAATAAGGAAAAACATCCTTTATTAGAAAACAGACTACAGTAATTGAGCAATACACACTATATGCTAGAGGTACCTAGATCTTCAAGTCATTGATAGTAACGAAAAAATGTAAGTTTAAGATCCTGCATGGCTGAAATATTGAATAGTATACCTTTTTCCATTCCCCAATTAAGGAGTGCCTGACTTATCTTCTTTGGATCAAGCGGATTTTAATGAGAAACTGGATTAGTTAAGAAGATGGGTTATTAATCACTAAACAGCAGAGCATTGTGTACAAACCTTTATTGGGAAACAGCAATCCAAGTAACAATTTAGATTTTTAGAGCAACACAGTAAAACAACAAGGACATTTACAGAAATCTCTTTTCATTCTCATCGTCCATTAAAATACCTTTTCCATTATTAGATAGATATGCTTTTAAATCTGGTCAACAAATCAACTCACTTCGATTTCCTGAATTAGAATTTGAGGCACTGCAGTTATATTTCAACATTCTAGCTGCATGTtatcatccaatcacagtgaaatGCTTATGGTTTGATTCTGGAAACCCAAGTTCTGATTGGCTACGATATCTCTTGCAGTcagatttagtgaataactctgtaattCTCTCTGTTCGATTGAAGCAAGGTTTGAAGATATCTGGCATGGctttaaaacaatacattttcaaTAGATTGATTACAATAACATAATTGTGAACATATTTATTAAACCGATTTATATTAATTAGTATGTTACTTGAAGATAAATATATTTCCATAtacttttatatgttaaattgtgctaaaacatattttattctaatctttttttaaaaaaaaacaaacaaaaaactatttaatattaAACTCTCAGCAGACATTCAGAGGCTAAAATAATAAGTACTATAGACATGATTACTTTTTAGAATGTATTTATTCTACTATAATATAGTATTCCCATAAATGGGTGATAGTCTGGGGTCTGTTCActattttataaacaaaatggGCCAAAAGAGcccaatgtgtatatatatatatatatatatatatatatatataaatatctaccAGCTCAATACTTTGGCCTCCATTTTGCAAGTTGGCTGCAAATTTCCCAGAATACATTGCTGAGTATATAAACATCTCTTTCTATATAGGTACCATGATGTCACTGTGCATTACTGCCATGGTTGCAATATATAGTTACCGTATTTATTTATGCTGCTagcttctttattttttataatacacatttagtaaataaactcctgtgtcttgcaatatttttttttcccattcaccAAAATTCTGGatttagtaaataataaaaagcatGGTGATATAAAATAGCAACACACATTACCTTAGTAACCAGTATTAGTAAAACATAATTACTACTTACAGCCTCAGGGATAGAAAAGTATTTTTTAGAAATTGCCTAGTGATAGTTACATTTAACAGTTTTGTTCCAAAAATATATCTGTTTGGGTGCATATTTATTTTAGGACATagaagacaaaaacaaaacattcaaTTCACTGGAGGGATCACTTCTTCAAATTTAGAGTTGTTCAGTTTGTCCGAAGCTGGTAATCTGTTTgagaaatacacaatattaataaatgtattgTATGCACCAATATAGGTATAGGGTTTATTTGCAAAATATTGAATAGCAGAGAAGTAAAAGCTAAATGGCGAAATGCAGGCTAAAGTAGTCGATCTGGGAAAATTAGCCAACTCGGCTAAAGTCTTGGCTTGACTATATTAGATtgaattttgccatttggattttaattcaTTCTAATTTGATAATTTGTGATTAATCCTGAATTGTCATGACTTtaatgggaattcaaagtaaatttgcaAATTTCGGCTACAATCCAAGAGAGTTTGTTTTTATAAAGCCAGTAAGAGAAGGGAGCAGATTCTCTAGATTTTCTGTGGGAATGGGCCAGCAGTTTTATTATGATTTAGTATAATTTACTTAATTTACAGATGTTGCTATGAGAAAAAGAAGCTGCCTGGAACAAAATGTACTCcagctgataccggagaaactgacggaagcgaagcacagagagatggacacaggtttcttcaggaaggaagagattctttattggatcaccgatcgggactcagagggactaacgtcaccaaaatacaacaagttctgagccccggacaatagtgcaggctccttacataggcacataactcctcccatattaagctccacccgcacattctcttgaccaatcaatacaaataagaattaacttcctgcttgaccgcatggcttgtccagcacaatggaggaggggaatactacatcctgtattcttgcacatgctccgtacactactgatcgtatcttgcctcgtgcaaccaactgatcgatacgtcagcatatgcacgtacacatgccacgtggtaatctcggcctactaaatttatttttaccgagattccaccacacagctACAATCTCTGGAGTACATTTTGTTCCAGGCAGCTTCTTATTCTGTGCATTCTACATCCAGATATCATGGTCTGGATTCCAGTTAGATATGTGCCGTTTCTAGTTTCTATTGAGTGTCTGTTTGTCCACTTACCTCCGCTCTGAGTTATATACCGCACCCAAGGAAGTGCCTGGTATCCACTTTTCTCAATAATCTTCATATACCGAACCTTCAAGAATACAAATCCACTATTATATCAGCGTATCAAAACAGGTTATACCATTACTTAAACCCATTAAACACGTCACTGTCATTAGTTCACTGTGACCCCCAGTGGGACTGACCATTTattccattaaacatgtcgctgtcattaggtcactgtgaCCCCCAGTGAGACTGACCATTTATCCCATTAAACAGGTCACTGTCATTCGGTCACTATGATCCACAGTGGGACTGACCCTTTAAGCCATTAAAGATATCATTGGCATTGTGCCTTATGTACCTGAATGCCAGACACTGTGAAATAGGGTATTTCAAACTTCACGCCTATTGGTGGTTTTCCCTCCATCTCCTCTGTTTCCACACTCGGTAGGCCAAAATGTGCCCTCATCAGGTATTCTTTCCCTCCCtgaaacaaaccaaaacaaaaaaaaacacaagttaaaTCTCTGCCATCAATTATTTCTGAGGCCTGGGGTACGGGTTCTGAAAAAAACCCCAGAAGCAGGGATGGATCTGTGACATAATCTCACAAATCCAATAATATTGCAAGTTGTATCAGAAGGAGACAAAAGCACACATATAATTATTGCAGAGACCGATGCACatgtaatctttattttatacGGACATATTCCATAAAACAATGTGTACATTAAACTTTCTCTAATCAATATCACTTTAATTtctaataattacaataatatcATTAAGGTATTCACAGATATCCTTGGGCTTAGATGTTGTtattctacttaaagggacactatagtcacatgaacaactttagcttaatgaagcagttttggtgtatagaacatgcccctgcagcctcactgctcaatcctctgccatttaggagttaaatccctttgtttatgaaccctagtcacacctccctgcatgtgacttgcacagccttccataaacacttcctgtaaagagagccctatttaggctttctttattgcaagttctgtttaattaagattttcttatcccctgctatgttaatagcttgctagaccatgcaagagcctcctgtatgtgattaaagttcaatttagagattgagatacaattatttaaggtaaattacatatgtttgaaagtgaaaccagttttttttttcatgcaggctctgtcaatcatagccaggggaggtgtggctagggctgcataaacagaaacaaagtgatttaactcctaaatgacagtgaattgggcagtgaaattgcaggggaatgatctatacactaaaactgctttatttagctaaagtaatttaggagactatagtgttccttgaaatTGTATTCTCTTTTCCAAATACAATAAAGCAAACACAtttgaatttaaaatatttttcattttatgcattttatgcattttattccCCTCCTGCTGTTGCTCCTTCTCCTCTATGACCTAACATTGCGTCGGTCAGAGACATACCATGATCATACAGCTATATGCTCACTACTACGCCCCCCAGCAACTCTCCATTGGGATGAGTGGCCGCCATTTTTATCTAAAGCTCAGCCACCAGTTTCAAGGAATAAGCTGCAACGTGTGTTAATTCATGGGCAGCACATCTTAACAACTGAGAGGGTGATCAATAATTGGATGTTACACCTGGGCCATTTCCTGATTTAAAGGCaatgtctctggaagggaatcGGATACCTTGCATTTAAAGTAGAAGAGTAATCTAAGTAGGCAAGTATActtttatatctatattatgtTAACAATATCACACGAACATAGAAAGACTAATCAACAAAACCTTCTCACCGGGAATGATTTAATAGTCCAGACCACAACGTTTTTTTCTGGTACATATTTGGCGCTCCCCACGCTGGTTTTAAATTTTGGAGAATCCGCATCACTGGGAACAGGAACTGAAATCTCCACATTGTTTGCCACCGACTGTTTCTTAAACTGACCTTTAGCCTAAATACAACAGTGAGAAAGATAGGAGAGGAGATTTAATATATCTTATAATGTTCTGCATGTCTCTCTCTttggtgggagggacagactccaggacccatagctccctcctgtctgtgacaCCCAGTGCTGGAAGGGACAGACTCCATtacccatagctccctcctgtctgtgtcacccagtGCTGGAAGGGACAGACTCCATtacccatagctccctcctgtctgtgtcaccctgtgctggaagggacagactccattacccatagctccctcctgtccgtGACACccagtgctgggagggacagactccattacccatagctccctcctgtctgtgtcaccctgtgctgggagggacagactccatgtcccatagctccctcctgtctgtgtcaccctgtgctgtgagggacagactccatgtcccatagctccctcctgtctgtgtcaccctgtgctgggagggacagactccatgtcccacagctccctcctgtctgtgtcaccctgtgctgggagggacagactccatgtcccacagctccctcctgtctgtgtcaccctgtgctgggagggacaggctccatgtcccatagcttcctcctgtctgtgtcaccctgtgctggaagggacagactccatgtcccatagctcccttctgtctttgtcaccctgtgctgagagggacagactccatgtcccatagctccctcctgtctgtgtcaccctgtgctgggagggacagactccatgtcccataactCCCTCCTGTCCCTGTCACCCTGTGGTTGGAGTGTAAGGTCACTGTACTAACTGCTTCTGTAAAGATCAGTGTTGCTCTAACCGGGGGTGTTTAAGGAGTCATTCTGGTGCCAACCAAAGCCATAACAGGTCagtgatcatatatatatatatatatatatatatatatatatatatatatatatatatatatatatatatatatatatatatatacacacacacacacacactttatgccACATACCTTCACCATAATTTCTACTCGACTGTGGCTGAATTTCTCAATGACAGATTCAATCCAGATCAAAGGTTTCACCTGTGGGCAAATAAAATACTGCTTTAACACCATGTAAATTGTTTAAAAAGATACTTCAGGCACACTCTGGCCATCAACACAAGTTAAGGGTGTGTCATTTTTGGCCTCTTAATCATGCTGTGTTTGTCTTCACAATTAACAAAAATATCTTTATcttttgcaataaataaatattgcaggTTTCTCCAACATgaacaaaaattattttaaaaaaaatacgccATCCGTGTCCGGTCTCGGGTGGCCCTACCCATGCTCCGCCCCCTTGGCTAAGATCCAACTTGATGATCTCTGACAacccaatacttccccataggaaaggattgggAGGCTGATGTGCATGTGCTGCAAACCGCCACCCTGCGCtaatcaccatctcctcatagaggtgcattgactcaatgcatctctatagggaaagttCAGCGCCTACATGCAGgctgtggagacactgaacgtcaatGCTGCACGTTGTACAGCActgacctaggaagcacctctatggttgtctgagtgactgccactggaggtgttcctaggcaataatgtaaacactgccttttctctgaatagacacgagaacaactaaattaagccttagttgttctggtgtccctttaaatcagggTATATGAAAAACCGTGGTTGTAGTATGTAGCATTCACATACTGTAGTATGGCAAACAACCTTCTTATCAATTAAAGGAGctgcatttattattttattgattatttcTGTTTCAAAATTACAGGGCAGCACCTTCCCTATACTGTCCACCAGCATGACAAAGTCTTTAGGAAAATATGGTAGATCTGGTATTCTATGAAAGAGGGAAGACTCTGTTTAACTAATCCGTTTATTTACTATGATCGTAGGTTTGTGAAATTGCAATACCTGTGTGTTTAGCCGGTAGGACATTAGCTCAAAATCTCCATCGGGAGGGATGAAAGAGATTGTACGATCATTCTCAAAGCGGGAAAGTCTTACACACTGGTGAAACTTCACATCCTCCAGTTCCACGGTTTTATTCTTGTTTCCTATGTATACATTCAACATATGAATATGATTAACAGAGAATATTGCACAGCTGTAAGGAAGACCTTTTATTACTAATTGACTGATAACGACTTGAATTCCTGAGTGATCAAATTGCAGGAACAAGCCATGGATTCCGTCACAGAAGCAGTGAAGACTATAGAGACTGTTTTTCTAACTGtgctttcaaacactgtctgacccgaggcccatgtatatggctgaagtatCTGGTCATATACTAAAAAGGTAGGATGCCTCCCAATCGTCACAGAGTAGGAAGTCCCTCGAGAGTCCACATGTGtggttaaaacataacttttatttgtCGCTATaaactaaaatgtaaataataataaatctaatAACGGAAACAAAAACTAAAGCTAAAAAGAACGCAAAACTCGATGAAAGGaagattatattaaaaaaaaatctgttttgacttgacagttgtcctttaagtgtaCTTTAACACGACTCACCGATCAACAAAATCATTCACAAACCCATGATGTGTCAGTAAATTTTACTCCAGAATAGCCAAATCAGGAAAAACATTGAGGTTTACAGCTAGGCTATTTTAGCCCTAAATATGCagttatagctatttactaaataATAAATTGCTGGAAAGTCACCACTAGGTAGTTTTCCATTCCTTTTCCTCCTAAGTTACTCACGTCCAGTTAACTCGAAGAGAACTCGGTCGTTCAGCCCAAGACGTAGCTCCGGCATCCCAGAAAGAAAAACCTTAAGCTTCACAGTGCCGACAATCTCACTGAGCAGTACGCTGCCATTAGTGTTCACCTGTGACATACGATAACACATCATCACCCAGCAGCAATGCAAACAAACATTCTTTATGGTAAGATATAGAATTCTCTGGAAGTTGTTAATCTTTCAATTCAGCTTTTTGGTCGGAaatattgaaattcacttttcctgACCATTCACTCTTAAATGCATGATTCTGTCAGTGTCCCCTCATTAGGTGAAATTTAATCTCCCTGACCTTAATACTGCTTGAAACCACAATCTAGACATGTACGTATACAGTAACTAGTGGGctgtaaacatatatacacagatatagtGGCTAGGCTCCAGAGCTGAAACTCACCAGCAGATTTACAGACTCTATCACATCTATAAACACTTCATTCTTCTTGTATTTGATTCCTTCAGATCTCCAGGAAACAGCGTTGGTTACTGTAGTGGGGACACGAGACTTGGCCGTCTCCAGCTTGTTGCCTTGCTGTGTGATATATCTTCATTCATCGGGAAAGAGTTCAAATTAGCAAAGACTATTATGTGCTAGGGTGAAGCAGAGGTTAACAAAGAGGGTCCGAAGACTCAACATTTATAGAGAATGTAAGCTTTGTCTATTGTTGTAACCCATAAAATAATCTCATGAATatcaattattaaattaattcccAACACCTTTTCTTAAatgccaaataataataataataatattaataataatgtattcagtaaaaaaaaaagaaaagaagttatCATGAAAAAGGAATCTCCTATTTAATAAAAGACTGGCTTTTCTATTTCATCAAATATTCTCTGTAACTTTACATCCAACCTTGCATCTTGACCTTTTGTTTTCAACACGGTCTACCTTTTATACTTTAGTAGACCAATTCATATTTCATTATTACGTTTATCATTGAGCTCTTGATA
This Pelobates fuscus isolate aPelFus1 chromosome 3, aPelFus1.pri, whole genome shotgun sequence DNA region includes the following protein-coding sequences:
- the AP1M2 gene encoding AP-1 complex subunit mu-2 translates to MSASAVFVLDLKGKPLICRNYKGDINMAEIDHFMPLLVQREEEGNLSPLLTHGKVHFLWIKHSNLYLVALTNKNANASLVYSFLYKVVEVFTEYFKELEEESIRDNFVIVYELLDEVMDFGFPQTTDSKILQEYITQQGNKLETAKSRVPTTVTNAVSWRSEGIKYKKNEVFIDVIESVNLLVNTNGSVLLSEIVGTVKLKVFLSGMPELRLGLNDRVLFELTGRNKNKTVELEDVKFHQCVRLSRFENDRTISFIPPDGDFELMSYRLNTQVKPLIWIESVIEKFSHSRVEIMVKAKGQFKKQSVANNVEISVPVPSDADSPKFKTSVGSAKYVPEKNVVVWTIKSFPGGKEYLMRAHFGLPSVETEEMEGKPPIGVKFEIPYFTVSGIQVRYMKIIEKSGYQALPWVRYITQSGDYQLRTN